A single window of Dermacentor albipictus isolate Rhodes 1998 colony chromosome 1, USDA_Dalb.pri_finalv2, whole genome shotgun sequence DNA harbors:
- the LOC135908897 gene encoding solute carrier family 22 member 7-like, with protein sequence MARVLKERLGAGDLEPSESFDCAEAFGYGSYQKGVLLFAIVGVWVMHSHTLAFPLISSEVDHWCSKPVGTNMSDTEWKETAIPIEDDGQRSHCTVFAKPGYLNDTSVVRCKRWDYNAEAAHTTIISLWNLVCDRRWLVHMANAVFMAGVLGSLAASGFATDITGRKLVIRGAACVLMVATFGGCFADTYLMYLCTRFVISGSSSALSMVACILLTEVSTNAHRAVHVSMSGIVGLLLGDVCYAALKQARLNWIGLQLLMVAPTLLVPLGCFLVKESPRWLIARRNLKGAGIAMQAAAKVNGFPVDAADLLVERIKNHDVDNARRPAAASHDKSASSAVLRRGLIIYASSFGIMVAYYTLLLASSARDKTWMRWTSVVADAVCYALYLFAVGRIGRKALVTSVYVLAGTYCCFLATTLSTGSAELFSTTLLIQAKAVTGVGVVVTSLCAAEAFPSAARGLGVCLAYSCARLGGVFAAAASSLRAAGREDLLLVIVAGALYASAQIFQKLPRKVTPFNPDSTWTTTVVSPSDAVEGMKKSLEQQPKGKVRKKRQRLVATHDSKMISPDSGGSNVDAKASGVVSPVSMSSADQAAMSPFTKKSHHGDTQSPGS encoded by the coding sequence ATGGCACGTGTCCTGAAGGAGCGACTCGGAGCAGGTGACCTGGAGCCGAGCGAAAGTTTCGACTGTGCCGAGGCATTCGGGTACGGCAGCTACCAAAAGGGTGTCTTGCTCTTCGCCATTGTCGGTGTATGGGTCATGCACTCCCACACGCTTGCCTTCCCGCTCATCTCCAGCGAGGTGGACCACTGGTGCAGCAAGCCGGTCGGCACCAACATGTCAGACACAGAATGGAAGGAGACTGCCATCCCCATAGAGGACGACGGCCAGCGAAGTCACTGCACCGTCTTCGCGAAGCCGGGATATCTGAACGACACCAGCGTGGTACGGTGCAAGCGGTGGGACTATAACGCCGAGGCTGCTCACACCACCATCATCAGTCTTTGGAACCTGGTGTGCGATAGGCGGTGGCTCGTGCACATGGCCAATGCCGTCTTCATGGCCGGCGTCCTGGGCTCTCTGGCTGCGTCTGGCTTCGCCACGGACATCACCGGCCGAAAGCTGGTCATACGTGGTGCCGCGTGCGTACTCATGGTTGCGACGTTCGGCGGCTGTTTCGCCGACACATACCTCATGTACCTCTGCACGAGGTTTGTCATATCGGGCTCGTCGAGCGCTCTCTCCATGGTGGCCTGCATCCTGCTGACCGAGGTGTCCACGAACGCCCACCGGGCCGTCCACGTCAGCATGTCCGGAATCGTCGGCCTCTTGCTTGGCGACGTGTGCTACGCAGCCCTGAAGCAGGCGCGTCTCAACTGGATCGGGCTGCAGCTCCTCATGGTGGCCCCCACGCTCCTCGTTCCGTTGGGTTGCTTCCTCGTAAAAGAGTCGCCTCGATGGCTCATCGCCCGGCGCAACCTCAAGGGTGCCGGAATTGCCATGCAGGCAGCAGCCAAAGTGAACGGCTTCCCAGTCGACGCCGCCGATTTGCTGGTAGAGCGAATCAAAAACCATGACGTCGACAACGCCAGGCGGCCTGCGGCCGCCAGCCACGACAAGAGTGCCTCATCAGCCGTCCTTCGTCGTGGCCTGATCATATACGCCTCCTCTTTCGGCATTATGGTCGCTTATTACACGCTGCTTCTGGCATCTTCGGCACGCGACAAAACTTGGATGCGCTGGACGTCGGTCGTTGCCGACGCTGTGTGCTACGCACTGTACCTGTTCGCCGTAGGCAGAATCGGTCGAAAGGCTCTCGTCACTTCCGTCTACGTTTTGGCGGGCACCTACTGCTGCTTTCTGGCCACCACGCTCAGTACCGGCTCTGCTGAACTATTCAGCACCACCCTCCTGATCCAAGCCAAGGCTGTCACGGGCGTCGGCGTCGTGGTCACGTCACTGTGCGCGGCCGAGGCCTTCCCGTCGGCCGCTCGCGGACTCGGCGTGTGCCTTGCGTACTCCTGCGCTCGGCTCGGCGGAGTCTTCGCCGCTGCAGCGTCCAGCCTCCGCGCGGCGGGCCGGGAGGATCTGCTCTTGGTCATAGTGGCCGGCGCGTTGTACGCCTCGGCGCAGATCTTCCAGAAACTGCCGCGAAAGGTCACCCCCTTCAACCCGGACAGCACGTGGACGACCACTGTTGTGAGCCCGTCGGACGCGGTGGAAGGCATGAAGAAGTCGCTGGAGCAGCAGCCGAAGGGAAAAGTTCGCAAGAAGCGACAGAGACTCGTGGCTACCCATGACAGCAAGATGATCAGTCCCGACAGTGGGGGTTCCAACGTAGATGCCAAGGCGTCTGGTGTTGTTTCACCGGTCAGCATGTCCAGCGCCGACCAAGCGGCAATGAGTCCCTTCACGAAGAAAAGTCACCATGGTGACACGCAATCGCCAGGCAGTTAG